The nucleotide sequence ACGACACTGTCAAACTAATAGATCGATACAACCCTCTGTAGCTTCCGCATGGGAAACCGCGTCACATttacaagttttttttttttttttgcatggtcgCATTTACAAGTTTCACCGGATATTTATATCATCTCCTTTGAACCCTTGTATATCAATAAGGTGGCATATACTCCTCTATATTCCTATCATACGCGTGCTACTATATAACTGTACCATAGTACGTACGTACGTGTTCCTACAAACTACTGGAAACAGAGTTCCTGGTCTTCAGCCGTCGTCGGCGACGTCTTCCAACCTCTGCCCGATGATTACACGCTCATCCCTGACAGAATCACGGAGTTCTTCGACGCAGAAGGCCCAGAACAGCTTGGCGCGATAGCAGAGCGCACTCAACACCCAGAACAGCTTGGCGAGACGGTCGAGCGGTTTCAAGACCCAGACCAGCTTGGCGAGATGGCAGAGCACGCAGAGGCCGATGCAGCCCAGCCACGCGAAGCGGCGCACCGTCGAGTTCACGGCGGCGGAGTAACTGAGACTCGGAAAGACGCCCCCGGCGAGCACATAGGGAACACCCAGAGCGGCGAGGAGGTTCGTCGCGACAGGCACGAAAATATCTCGGAAGAAGCATGGCAGAGGCATCATCGCCCCACGAGGCCAATCCAGCTTCGCTCGAGTAAGCCTCGGGACCCGTGATTCGTCGGTTAGATAGGCCAGGAATGGTGATAATGGCCAATGAACCTTCAAGTTATGCATGTAGATGACTGGTCAGTTAAATAAATGTTTCCCTGTTTTCGACCTAAATACTACGTATAACCTAATTTGCATAATTTGGCAGTCAGCTACAGGCTACCTCAGAAGAGTGGCAAATAGAAAGAATGATAATTGTGTGTGTGCTTGGGGTGGCACTGGCATATGAGACAAGTGGAAAGGTGGACTATATGAGTTTAACAAGGGGCATAACAACGATAAGTGAACTCTAGAAATGAAAATTTGTGCGTTCCTGATTTCTTTCATAATTCACTTTAGCACTGTGATTAGTGCATTCTAGCAAATCATTCCATATCTAATATTGTTAAGTTTGGTACATACTGTATAATAATGTAGGCTATAAAGAGGCCACAGAGCGACAAGGGAAGTTTCAACTCACCCATTTTACCCAGATTTTCAGCAATAGCCACCCCAGGAACCAAGTGTAGAACAAGTCTAGAGCTGGAACACCATCATCAGGCCCAGCGAATGGTGATATTAGCAATAAATCAACCAGCAGCCCGATCAGGAAGGGAATGATGACAAACTGAGAGCAGACAGCTTTGAGTTATTTTACTATAAtcataaaagaaaaaggaagaaggaaacCACCTGAAGTAAACTGCTCACCCATAAGAACACAATAATACAGCGATTCAAAGCTACAAAGTGTTTTGTCCCAGAAGTCATGTAGGCAGATGAATCTCTAAAGGCGGCAATAAAAGCTGATATGATGCCAAATCCAGCAACCAAAGCCAGCAGGTCTAGCAGGAAATATTGCACAAGTAAGCCAAAGCAAGGTTTAAATGTTTACTTTGTTTACAAAGGAAGTCCAATACTGCAATTATCATCTACTAATATGAATTAATAATTACCGTTGGAATGCAGTCCACCTCTAAGTGCCAGCTGAGGGATGGCAAATAACAATGCACGCCCAGCTGAGATTGTTAAAATAAGTACCACTGAATTGAATACCACAACAGTCAACCATCCAAGCATCACATGTGGGATTATACGGAGTGCATCTAATCTCCTGGTACAATGAGAAACAAATGCAAGGGTAAGTACCTACTAAAAAGTTCCAAGGCCAACATCTCGTTTACAAAAACTTCAATTAACTGATTACTAAGATAATAAATGAGAAGACAGGTACATCTGACAAATTATGCGATTAGAAAAAAAAATGATTTCTGTCATGGGAACCATAATTTGGAAGAAGACGCATATTGGAATCAAAGAGACACATGCCAAAAGACTAAAGCTACTGTGTATCCAGTAACCACCAAAACCCAAGTGTCATAAACCAATAGTGAACACTGAACTTAGAAGAAAGTATAACTAGACCATCTTATTAATGAAACCAAAGTAGATATAGGGGTTTACCTTTTATCTGTAGCCTCAGTAGTGTAATCATACTTGTCTTTTGGTGAGACACTGCTCCCAAAATTGTGTCCAGAAGCTCCATTGGGCCAGACAGACACTGAAACTGACAGGCCAAGAGCCTGTTCAGCACCAAATGTATACTGCATCGCTTCCTTCACTAGCCACTCAAGGCATATGAGCGCATGTGTTCGGCCAATGAGAAACCTCAGTAGAAGAACACCACAAAGTGAATCTGCATagttttgtggtgctaaccaaaaTGATGCAC is from Triticum aestivum cultivar Chinese Spring chromosome 1B, IWGSC CS RefSeq v2.1, whole genome shotgun sequence and encodes:
- the LOC123149197 gene encoding probable E3 ubiquitin ligase SUD1 isoform X2, translating into MGAAVAALRRTAAGEEAAAEEEEQCRICRHPADADRPLRRPCGCKGSMRFVHDHCQIRWLKARRQSLCEVVRGDMAFACIFAFAPFTLGRLILLSRGEVDSFASTSSILLTGYGLILSLGATFAALHTIHQYLRGESIFFGSLFDVFFSGVVKLITAANISLNLISTAIICPLLFAWLLDICTSKMFDATISERLKLLCASSYVSTALYWLIGCVLLDLCYTFSRLHSTILGPAVTFRFVHHNENIREPFYKSYLKKLPGLFVGIILIAMFIVVPIQIARRLAPEKFPVNITYLVFPTNGASFWLAPQNYADSLCGVLLLRFLIGRTHALICLEWLVKEAMQYTFGAEQALGLSVSVSVWPNGASGHNFGSSVSPKDKYDYTTEATDKRRLDALRIIPHVMLGWLTVVVFNSVVLILTISAGRALLFAIPQLALRGGLHSNDLLALVAGFGIISAFIAAFRDSSAYMTSGTKHFVALNRCIIVFLWFVIIPFLIGLLVDLLLISPFAGPDDGVPALDLFYTWFLGWLLLKIWVKWVHWPLSPFLAYLTDESRVPRLTRAKLDWPRGAMMPLPCFFRDIFVPVATNLLAALGVPYVLAGGVFPSLSYSAAVNSTVRRFAWLGCIGLCVLCHLAKLVWVLKPLDRLAKLFWVLSALCYRAKLFWAFCVEELRDSVRDERVIIGQRLEDVADDG